The following DNA comes from Candidatus Dormiibacterota bacterium.
CGCGACTGGCTGAAGAAGCAGGCGCCCGACCCCGCGCTGGCGGCGCTGGTGAAGAGCCAGCCCGGCTTCAAGCCCTACACCAAGGTGATCGTCATCCCCTGGCCGTCGATGACGCCCAAGTTCGCAGCGGTCGCCTGGGACTACTACGACCCCATGGACAGGGTGGACACCACCGAGCTGCAGAACTTCTACGACAACCACCTCGACACCGCGCCCGAGGGGCTGAACACGCCCTGAGCCGTCAGCAGGCCCGAGCGGTCGCCGCCCAGGCCGGGGTCCCGCGGCTGAACAGCTGCATGCCGTGGTCGTCGAGCACCCGGCGCCAGCCGGGCAGCGCGCCGAGCTGGGTGGCGAGGCGGCCGGCTGGGGTCAGCACCGCCGTGGTCCCGCTGGCGTCGAGCAGGTCGAGGGCGGTGGGGGCGGTGGTGGCGCCGGCGGCGATGCGCAGGTCGTCGGCGAAGACCCGGTCGCCGGCGGCGATGAGCTCGCCGTAGTCGTAGACGCGGGTGCGCGGCCAGAGCTCCTGGATCAGGTACCCGCTGGTGCCGTACGGGGCGAAGAGGCGAGTGCCGTCGGGAGCGGCGCGCAACGCCGCCACCGCGCAGGCGGGATCGGCGGCGGCCACCCCCGCGGGTGAGGCGTCGGTCGCCGCCCGGGCCACCGCGATGCCGAGCCCGACGCCGCCGCAGAGCACCACCAGGGCGCCGGCGATCACGGTGGCGGGGGTGACCCGGCGGGCCCGCGGCACCGCCGAGCCTCGGCGGAGGCGGCGGGCGAGCAGGCCGGCGGCCGACTCCGCGGCGGCGGTCCAGGCGGGCAGGGCGATGGCGACGAGCAGGGCGATGTTGCGCACCGCGAGGCAGGCGGCCAGCACCGCCGCGGCGGCGAGCAGCCGGTCGCGGAGGTCGATGCGGCGCCCCAGCACCACCAGGAGCACGGTGGAGGCGGCGAGCAGGGCGAAGGGCCACAGCCCGGCGTCGTGGAGGTTGGGTGGCATCCACTCGACGATCGGCTTGGCCTTCACCGACGCGCTGGTCGAGAGCGCGTAGGCGTAGAGCCGCGGGCCGGCGGGATTGAGGCAGGCGGCGGCGGCGGCGACGCCGAGGGCGATCGCGAGCTGGCGCACCCGGACCGCGGGGGCGGCGCCGGCGAGCCGGAGCCGGGTCCGCACCGCCTCGATCGCGACCACGGCCCCGAGCACGGCGATCCCCCCGAGGAAGCCGGCGTGGAGGTTGGCCCAGAGGGCGAGCAGCGGGGGCAGCAGCCAGCGCACCCGGCCGCCCCGGGCGAGGTGGCGCTCGGCGATCAGCAGGGTCCAGGCGGTGAGCGCGAAGGTCGCCACCTGGGGACGGGCGCCGAGCACCGGCTCGGCCGCACGGGCGCCGAGCAGCAGCGCGCCGGCGAGGGCGAGCGAGCCCGCCCCCCGGTCGCGGGCGCGGAGCGCGCACGCCCAGAGCCCGGTCCACGCAACCGCCGCCATCACCAGGGCGACGAGGAGCACCCCGCCGGCGGCGGCGAGGCCGGCGAAGATCACCTCGGCGAGCCACTCGTGGGGGGTCCAGGGCGCGCCCTGGGCGGTGTAGGTGAAGAGCTCGCCGCCGGGGACGGAGAGGTGGTCGAGCATCCAGCGCCCGGCGCGCAGGTGCCACCAGAGGTCGGGGTCGCCGAGCACGTCGAGGCAGGGCACCCCGGCGAGCAGCAGCGCCGCCGCCAGGAGGGCGCGCCGGGGATCGGCGAGCAGGGCGGCGAGGCGCCGGCCCACGCTGCGGACCCGGCCGGGCTGTGCCCGCCCGCCCGCCGGGAGCGCGGGGGCGACGAGAGGGCTCGGGGTGGGGGACACGATCGTGGCGAGCCTACCCGGGCCCCGCCGAGGCGCCGGCGGCCGTCATCGGTCCGTTGCCTATACTCCGAGCCGGGGGGATGGCTGTCATCGCGAGGCGACGGCGGCCCCGGGGGACGCCCGCCCGAACAGAGGAGAAGCGATGTCTCGGGCCAATCGCCGGCGCGACGAGGCGAGGCCCGCCGGGGCGACCACGGCGCCCGCCACGGCGGTCACCGAGCGCCGCCCGGTGGCCGGCGCCCCCGGCGCCAGCGATGCCGGCAACCACATCTCGTGGCGCGCCTGCCTGGCCGGCCTGCTGCTCGGCGAGCTCGCGCTGCTGCTGGTCACCAACGGCGGACTCATCCTCGCCAGCGCCATCTTCGGCCCCACCGAGAGGCTCGACGGCGGCATCGTCGGCATCGGCAGCTTCCTCGCCGTCATCCTCGGCGGCTTCGCCGCCGCCCGCATCGCCGGCCGCTGGGGCCTCTACCAGGGGACCGTGGTGGGCATCGGCTTCATCCTGGTGTCGGTGATCGTCCAGTTCGGCCAGGAGGCCTCGATCGTCCACTCCTCGCTGAGCTCCGGCGCCCATCACATCGTCGACCTCGGCCCGATGCGCATGGACAACGTGATCAGCGGCGACCTCCTCGCCCTGTTCGGCGGCTCCTTCGGCGGCTGGATCGCCCGCAGGCGGTAGCCCTGGGGCCGGTGACGCTCAGAGCGGACGGGCGGCCAGCACCAGGCTGAGGTTCGAGGCCACCACCGCGCCCATCAGCACGGTGAACCCCCAGGCCGAGGCCACCGCGACCCGTCGCGGCAGGAGCATCAGCCCGCAGACCAGCGCCAGCACCACCGGCACCTTCTGGAGCAGCAGCCCGGCCATGCCGAGGTGGTGGATCACCCCGGCGGTCAGCGGGTTGGCCTCGTCCAGCCCATGCACCAACCCCACCGTGGTGGTGAGGATGTCGAGCAGCTGGGCGACGATGAAGAAGACGAGCGGAACCCGAAGGAACCGGTCGGAGAGCACGGCCGAGAGCCGGGCGGCCGCCACGGGCAGCGCGCGCGTCGGGGTGCTGAGCATGCCCCCGATTCTCGGAAGCCCCTCTCGCCATCCCGGTGAAGGACCGGCGACGGCCCTGTGACGGCCGGCCGCTCACCCCTCTTGGCTGGGGTCAACTCTGGCCGTATCATGCGCGGCCTGGGGATCGTCCCCGGCAACCAGGAAGGATCATGCTCCCGCGTTCCGCTCCACGCCTCCGCACCCTGCTCGGCACCGCGCTCTGCGTACCCCTGCTCGCCCTCTCGCTGAGCGCGGGCGACGCCGCCACCGTGCCCTCGCAGGCGAACCCCTGCCCGCAGAACCCGGTCGGCGGCGGGGCCTCGGGCCCGGGGGGCGCGAGGCCGCCGGGACGCGGCGCCGGCGCCGCCGCCCCCGCGCCCGGCTCGGACCCGTGCGCCGACCTCCGCGCCGCCCGGGAGCGCGCCGGCCAGGTCGACGACCTGCTCACCGCCCGGCGCGCCGACCTGGCCTCGGCGCGGGCCCAGCTGGCCGCCCTCGAGGGCAGCGTCACCCGGCTCGGGGAGGAGGTGGCCCGCGACAGCGCCCGCCACGAGGAGGTGATGCAGCGCTGGCGCAGCGACCACGAGCTGCTCGCCCGCCAGGTCCGGAGCCGCTACGTCGCCGGCGAGCAGGGCTTCATCGCCTACCTGGTGGCGTCCGACAGCTTCAGCGCCCTGCTCGACCGCGCGGTCTCGGTGGGCCGGGTGGTGAGCGCCGAGCGCGGCCTCGTCGCCCGCACCGCCGCCGAGCGGCGCGAGGCGGAGGCACTGCTCGCCGACGCCACCGCGCGGCGCGACCAGGCCTCGCTGCAGATGCGGCAGATGGACGCGCTGCGGGTGGTGATCCAGTCCGACGTGGCCCGGCTCAGCCGCGCCTCCGCCGACGCCCACGCCGCCGCCAGCCTCGAGGCGGCGATCGCGGCGCTGGCCCTGGCGCGGGCCCACGGGACGATCTATCCCGCCGTCGACGGCCCCACCTTCACCGCCGACAGTGACCTCACCCGGCCCTCGGGGCTCACCCCGGAGCGGATCGAGAGGTTCCTCCACGGCACCGCCCTCGCCGGGCTGGGCCGGAGTTACATCGAGACCGAGGCCCGCTCCCACGTCTCGGCGAACTACCTGGTCGCCGACAGCATCCTCGAGTCCGCGTGGGGCACCTCGCAGATCGCGCGGGACAAGCACAACATCCTCGGCTTCGGGGCGGACGACAGCCATCCCTACGAGGACGCGGTGAGCTTCCCCTCCTTCGCCGCCTGCGTCGACACCGTTGCCCGCTACGTGGCCGCCCACTACCTCGACCCGCGGGGCAACTCCTTCCACGGGCCGACGCTGCGGGGCATGAACGTGCTCTGGGCGACCGACCCGGAGTGGGCCCACAAGGTCGCGACCATCGCCACCAGCATCCCGTAGGGGCTCTGGACGTGGGCGGCCTGGGGCGGGCGGCACTGGATCCTCAGCGATCCGGCCGCCGCTCCCCTGGCTCCCGGCTCAGGTGCGCGCCGCGGTCTCCACGGCGCCGGTCTCGGACCGGCTGCCCGACGCGGAGTCACCGGAGCCGGGCTCGTAGGCCCGGCCGACGAGGTCGATCCGGCCCAGCGAGCGGGCGAAGTCGAGGCAGGCGGCGCGGGTGAAGCGCAGGTGTCGACCCGGCGTGTGCCAGGCGACGATCTGACCCTGGCCGACCGCGCGGCGGAGTGTCGACCTGGAGACACCGCACAGAACGGCCGCCTCCCCGGTGGTGAGGATGTCCTCGGGCTTCTCGATCATCGGCCTCCCGTTCCCATACATTGGTGGACGCGGTCCTCAGTGCCGCCGCGGGGCGCCCCGGAGGGCGTCGAGGGAGGAGCAGGTGGTCGGAAGCAAGAACCGCCCGCCCGGCCCTCATGAGGTGCGTGTATACAACCTCAAAGGGGTGCCCGTGTGGTTTTTCGGGCACGTGATTCCGTTGACCGGACCTCGCGGCTTGCCCGCATATACTCAGCCGGAGCCTGGCGGGAGATGGGCGGCCCGACCGGCAGCGCAGGAGGCTCGTGGTGGTGGGATCCGTCCGGCAGGTGGTCCGGCGCCTGGTGGAGAGCGTCGGCACGGTCATCGTCGGCAAGGAGGCGGAGGTCGAGCAGTGCGTGATCGCGCTCCTCTGCCGTGGCCACGTCCTCATCGAGGACGTCCCCGGGGTGGGCAAGACGATGCTCGCCAAGGCGCTCGCCCGCTCCCTCGGCTGCCTGTTCGAAAGGGTCCAGTTCACCCCCGACCTGCTCCCCGGCGACATCACCGGGGTGAACGTCTTCAACCCGAAGACCACCACCTTCGAGTTCCGGCGCGGGCCGGTCTTCGCCCAGGTGCTGCTCGCCGACGAGATCAACCGGGCCACCCCGAAGACCCAGTCCAGCCTGCTGGAGGCGATGGAGGAGGGGCAGGTCACCGTCGACGGGGTCTCCCACCGCCTCCCCGAGCCCTTCATCGTGCTCGCCACCCAGAACCCGATCGAGCTCGGCGGCACCTTCCCCCTCCCCGAGGCCCAGGTCGACCGCTTCCTCGTCAAGGTGAGCATCGGCTACCTCTCGCTCGAGGAGGAGGTGGCGATGCTCGACCGCTTCCAGCTGGCCTCACCGCTCGAGGCGCTCACCCCGGTGGCCACCACCGAGGAGATCCTCGCCTGCCAGTCGGCGATCAGCGGCGTCCACTGCGACGCGCGGCTCAAGGAGTACACGGTGCGGATGGTGCAGCGCACCCGGTCCCACCCCGACGTGGTCCTGGGCGCCTCCCCCCGCGGCAGCCTGGGCCTGCTCCACGCCGCCCAGGCGCGCGCCGCCGCCGCCGGCCGCGACTACGTGCTCCCCGACGACATCAAGGAGCTGGCGCCCTCGGTGCTCACCCACCGGATCATCGTGCGGCCCAACGCCGAGCTCCGCGGGCTGACCGCGGCCTCGGTGCTCGCCGAGGTGCTCGACAGCGAGTCGGTCCCGCTCGCGGACCGGCGGTTCGCGTGACCATGAGCTCGCTCATCGGACGGGGCGGGGTGAGCGAGGCTGGCTCCGCCGCCGCAGCGAGGGGGGGGACGCCCCCCCTGAGAACATGAGCGGCCGGGCCCCGCTGATCGGCTGCATCGCGGTGCTCGCCTTCTTCGCGGGGATCACCGGGGTGCGGCTCGCGTACACCCTCGCGTACGTGCTCGTCTTCATGCTGCTGGTCGCCTTCGCCTGGTCGCGGGCGGTGGCGCGGCGGGTGACGGTGACCCGGGAGTCGCCCTCCGGGGTCTTCATGGTCGGCGAGCCCTTCAGCGAGCGCTTCACCGTGACCAACCGCGGCCTGCTCCCGATCGCCTACTGCGAGGTGCGCGACGCCACCTCCCTGCCCGGCTACCTGTCCAGCAGGGCGCTCTCGCTCAACGGCGGCAGCACCGTCACCTGGAACACCCGTGGGGTGTTCGCCCGCCGCGGCGTCTACGCGTTCGGTCCTGTCCAGGTGCGCCTTGGCGACCCCTTCGGCCTCTTCCCCCGCACCGTGCGGGTGGCCCCCGGGTCCGCGGTCACCGTCTATCCGGCGATCCACGCGGTCGGCGAGATCGGCCCGCTGAGCGCCGGGGGGAGCGGGGGCGACGTCCGCCGCGGGCGCCCCGTCGACATGCCCCCGGAGGTCGCGGCGGTGCGCGAGTACGACGCCGCCGACGGCATGGGGCGCATCCACTGGCCCTCGACCGCACGCGCCGGCCGGCTGATGAGCCGGGTCTACGACACCCGGCAGAGCTCCGACCTGCTGGTGGTGCTCGACCTCGAGCGGGGCCACTCCGCCGGGGTCGCGCCGGAGGCGTCGGTGGAGTACGCGATCTCGCTGGCGGCCTCGATCTGCCATGCCGGGCTCCGCCGCGGCCAGGCGGTCGGCCTGGTCACCAACGACGCCCGCCACACCGCCATCGGCGCCGGCCGCGGCGAGGCCCAGCGGCTCCGCCTGCTCGACTACCTCGCCACCGCCGAGGACGACGGCGGCACCGGTCTCGCCGAGACGGTGCGCCGCCACGGCGAGGGCTGGCGCGGCCGTGGCGGCATCGTGGTGATCACCTCGCGGCGCGACCAGGAGTGGATCGAGGCGCTGCTCGAGGTGGGCACGCGGGGCGTGCGTCACCTCGCGGTCGTGGTCGAGCCCACCTCCTTCGGCGCCGCCGGGCCGCCGATCCGGGTGCTCTCCGCCTGGCGGCTCGCGCTGGACTGGTGGCTGGTGCGCCGGGGAGACGACCTCGACGCCGGGCGCCGCTCCCGCGCCGCCGCCCTGTAGCCATGGTCGCCCAGGGGGTGGCGAGCCGGCCGCTGCCCGCGACCCATCGCGGCCGCACCGCCGCCGCGGTGCTGGTGATCGCCCTGGTGGCGGCCACCACCTGGGCGGTGATGGTGGCCGACTGGGTGGACGGCACCGGGGTCACCCTCGCCGCCGCGGTGGTGGCCACCGCCGAGGCGGTGCTGATCGCCCGGTCGCTGGTCGGCCGGGTCGTCGCCGCGATCGCGGCGCCCCTGCTCGGGCTCATCGTCATCGTGCTGCTCACCCTGGGGTCGATGCCCGC
Coding sequences within:
- a CDS encoding DUF3105 domain-containing protein, giving the protein RDWLKKQAPDPALAALVKSQPGFKPYTKVIVIPWPSMTPKFAAVAWDYYDPMDRVDTTELQNFYDNHLDTAPEGLNTP
- a CDS encoding YrzE family protein is translated as MSRANRRRDEARPAGATTAPATAVTERRPVAGAPGASDAGNHISWRACLAGLLLGELALLLVTNGGLILASAIFGPTERLDGGIVGIGSFLAVILGGFAAARIAGRWGLYQGTVVGIGFILVSVIVQFGQEASIVHSSLSSGAHHIVDLGPMRMDNVISGDLLALFGGSFGGWIARRR
- a CDS encoding DUF5658 family protein, with protein sequence MLSTPTRALPVAAARLSAVLSDRFLRVPLVFFIVAQLLDILTTTVGLVHGLDEANPLTAGVIHHLGMAGLLLQKVPVVLALVCGLMLLPRRVAVASAWGFTVLMGAVVASNLSLVLAARPL
- a CDS encoding glucosaminidase domain-containing protein, translating into MLPRSAPRLRTLLGTALCVPLLALSLSAGDAATVPSQANPCPQNPVGGGASGPGGARPPGRGAGAAAPAPGSDPCADLRAARERAGQVDDLLTARRADLASARAQLAALEGSVTRLGEEVARDSARHEEVMQRWRSDHELLARQVRSRYVAGEQGFIAYLVASDSFSALLDRAVSVGRVVSAERGLVARTAAERREAEALLADATARRDQASLQMRQMDALRVVIQSDVARLSRASADAHAAASLEAAIAALALARAHGTIYPAVDGPTFTADSDLTRPSGLTPERIERFLHGTALAGLGRSYIETEARSHVSANYLVADSILESAWGTSQIARDKHNILGFGADDSHPYEDAVSFPSFAACVDTVARYVAAHYLDPRGNSFHGPTLRGMNVLWATDPEWAHKVATIATSIP
- a CDS encoding excisionase family DNA-binding protein, encoding MIEKPEDILTTGEAAVLCGVSRSTLRRAVGQGQIVAWHTPGRHLRFTRAACLDFARSLGRIDLVGRAYEPGSGDSASGSRSETGAVETAART
- a CDS encoding MoxR family ATPase, which codes for MGSVRQVVRRLVESVGTVIVGKEAEVEQCVIALLCRGHVLIEDVPGVGKTMLAKALARSLGCLFERVQFTPDLLPGDITGVNVFNPKTTTFEFRRGPVFAQVLLADEINRATPKTQSSLLEAMEEGQVTVDGVSHRLPEPFIVLATQNPIELGGTFPLPEAQVDRFLVKVSIGYLSLEEEVAMLDRFQLASPLEALTPVATTEEILACQSAISGVHCDARLKEYTVRMVQRTRSHPDVVLGASPRGSLGLLHAAQARAAAAGRDYVLPDDIKELAPSVLTHRIIVRPNAELRGLTAASVLAEVLDSESVPLADRRFA
- a CDS encoding DUF58 domain-containing protein; this encodes MSGRAPLIGCIAVLAFFAGITGVRLAYTLAYVLVFMLLVAFAWSRAVARRVTVTRESPSGVFMVGEPFSERFTVTNRGLLPIAYCEVRDATSLPGYLSSRALSLNGGSTVTWNTRGVFARRGVYAFGPVQVRLGDPFGLFPRTVRVAPGSAVTVYPAIHAVGEIGPLSAGGSGGDVRRGRPVDMPPEVAAVREYDAADGMGRIHWPSTARAGRLMSRVYDTRQSSDLLVVLDLERGHSAGVAPEASVEYAISLAASICHAGLRRGQAVGLVTNDARHTAIGAGRGEAQRLRLLDYLATAEDDGGTGLAETVRRHGEGWRGRGGIVVITSRRDQEWIEALLEVGTRGVRHLAVVVEPTSFGAAGPPIRVLSAWRLALDWWLVRRGDDLDAGRRSRAAAL